The DNA window CCATTGCCATACCTGCACCAAATGTAAAAAATACGGCGACAGCTAAATGCCGTCGACCATCTTTTGCTGCTGATGCGATGGCGATTCTCAAGCGCTAGCAAACGGGGAAACACTGCCTGGGAACCTTACCGCTTGAGCCGCTCACAAACACCGTCGTGAAAACACTCTCTAGGAGTAAGCGTTTGCTGTGACGCTCCATGGGCAGGCGAAAGCAAAGAACAACCGCGTTAGTAGAGTAGCGGCCGTGGAGTTCAGTGTGGAGCAACATACCGGGCGCAGGAGCTTCTCCGTTTGAGCACCAGTGCGCGCAATGCCGCATCCCTCCCCCCTCGTCCACAGTTCGACCGCGCTCCTCGTCTCATCCCCTCTCCCATTTGTCCAGTAACATGTGGTAGACTAAGCCAGTAGATTCCAGACACCCCCATGCGCCCATGACAGTGCAATGCCCCTGTTGAAAAGAAGTTATCCCCCACAGGCATGGGGATGGGAAGCAGTAGTAACCTACGGGAGAGTCTTCGGAGCTGGTCCAGTGGCACGTGTATCACGAGCGCGTCTCCCGTGAACGCTGGGTACCCGCACCTGTGACAAGCGTGCAGTAGTGTGTTCTATTTATGCGGACATTGCGTTCCCAGAGCATCTCTGTTGTCTAAAAGAGCAGAAGACGAATCGAACAACGGACACCTGACCCAAGTAAAGCTTTTGCGTACTATCTCTCTACATCCGTTGCTATGGCGCAATGCTATCAAGTAGAGCCTGTGTGCGAGTCGTGTGGCACTGGTAAGACAAGAGAAGTTGTAGCGGGGATCCGTGAGCCAAAGTTGCCAACGTCTCCGCTGGCAGCACTGGGGGCGCAGAGTCAAGCTCTCACAATACGTatgtgttctcgaaacccCGCGGCAGATGCGTGTGACACAGCCCCCGCCACACGCCATCCTTCGGGTGGGCGCTGCCACTACCCTACGGAACGATCACACGCCAGAGGATACCCCCCAGCTTGCCAACAGTTCAGGTGTATGTATGCTCGGGTGTCTTGTTATTGAAGCCGGCGCACACGACTACCCGAAAGGCTTGGACCTGCGCAGACAACATCCTCTCCCACTCAGGCAGAGGATCCCCCCTAAAGGCAGGGTTGCGTGATGTACCCGCACGTGCAACAACCGCCACCGGCGACAAGATGTGTGAGGGTCCGAAAAAGAAAGCACCGCGCGTACAGCGGAACAGCCTTCCGGTGGGACGATGAAACTTCCGTTTTATGTGGGGATTCGCTGCGTGCTGCGCCCACCGGGTGGAAGCTTGCGAAGCCAGTGGTGGTGTAACGACGAATGGCTACACAGAAGTAATGTCTCGCATCCACCTGGAATGTTAGAGCTGCGATCTCTCGTTCCTGTATCCGCCTCGTCAATTCGCTGACTCGTCCCGCTCCATAATGAGGGCAGCTGGAGCTCACAGACGGCGTGCTGCATTGTCTATACATGGACCATGCACCAACTTCACGCGGTTGTGAAAAAGACTACCATTTAACGACAGTTTTTAGCACGGAGCCTGGGAGCACCCACGTACATCCTTTTGAGCGGCCACCctcggcggaagacgcgaagtTCCCGTGCCCGTGAACAGGCGCTTCGTTTCGCTGGCCTCCCACAAACGAGATGCCCCTTTTCTCAAGAGGCCGATCACGATGCCAAGCTTCTTCTCTGGCGAAAGGAAACACACATGGAGCCAGACTGTGCAATGGGTTCCTTAGTAACAGATCAACAGCAGCGATGCCGAGATACCTCAGTGTCGCTCTCCTCACCGCCTCCGTCTTCAAGGCAGGACCGTACATACGGTACCCATAGATTCAATCGATGCAGCAAGACGTCAACTTATACGATGGGTGCCAGCTGGCTCGGCCGAACACGTCAGTCTGGGTCCGGCGGCCGAAGAAGCGCCTGTGCACGTGAGACGTTCAGAGCACTCTCATCGACGTCCGTAGCCTAAGGAGACACAGCGGGGAACTTTTCAGGCACGACCATAAGCCACTTGGATAAATGTTGCTCCGGCGATGCTGCCGTTCCCTCTGCTTGAACGATGCTGCGAATGCATTGTTCGATTTTTTTGAGCGAGCCCAGTTTATTCTTTTGGACACCTGCCACTGCACTGTTGGGCTCTGTCCGACATGCCGATGTCTGTGTTTGGAGACTCTGTGTTTCACCCTCCATTCCACGCAATACCTTCCTCGAAGCTAGTCGCCGTCCTGCACTTCGCAGCCTCCGTCTTTGTAAGGGGGCAGTCAACTTGTAGTATTCGTGTATGTCCTCAACGTCCCTCGCTTCTAGCCGCTGTGCTTCAGTGCAAGCATGAGCATgcaacgcagaggccgacACTTTCTGGCCTACCCACCAGGCCAAGCGCTCCAAAACATGCCTCCACTGGGCTGCAATATTGTGCGCTGCTCCGTCAAAGATACCTTCCACTTCTGTTCCCCTGCGCATTGCTACGACTGGCATGAGATCCTTGGATACTCTTCGGAGCTGATACGCTGTCATCGGCATTCGTACCTTGACTCCACCAAGCACGGAAAAGGGGCCTGCGTACCTTTTCTCGGTGCCACTGTTTGAGGTTTGGTAAGCTCGTGTGCACAAGAAGTCTTATGGAACGGTGCCCGCTGCACGCGAAGCCTCTCATAAAACCGTGTCTACACGGTGGGCAAGGTCGCAGCTAGACCATATATAGTACTCCGCACCTGGCTCGTCCACACACTGGGTTCCTTAATAGTCGAAACGCCTCCCGTTTCCTCAGGTTGCGGAGTTTCCAGCCCATGATGGCTTCCCGTTCCGCCGTCATGTGAACGGTGGGTGACAGTAGCCAGTAGTGCCACCGGTAAGGCGCGGACGACAAGTAGTTGATTCATGTAAGCTGCATGGTTTTACTTTTTCTCAGCGGTGGGAACAGACGGAAATCGCGTTAGTTGGAGCTGAGCGAATTCCCTTTCCAGCAGGAACGGGGGGAGCGGGAACGGGGGGAGCGGGAACGGGGAGAGGAGGTGTAGCGGGAGTTTTCACCTGAGTCACCTGGGGGGCGGCAGAGCGAGCATCAATTGAGACTTTGTCGGTCTTGGCGCCACGactgcggagggagaggagcgcCAGGAACATGGCAGCGAcaaacgcagacgcgaggcatGTGTGCCGCTGCAACCACAAATCAGgccggctgcgctgcgcacCAGTTGTTGAATCGCTGGGCGACGACTCAGATGACGAGCAGCGCTACTCCTTTGTTCCACCATTGACGGCACTCGTTCCGTAGACGCGTCTGAGTGTTCTACGTACAGCCAACTGTCAGAACGACCCGGCTTGAATGGAGAAACTAGGTTATCTGTGGAGATACGTAGCGGCCACGGGATGTCCACCGGCCCGTGCGGCTGGGTGACCCCTACGCAAACAGCTCCGGCGACTCCATGGATGCAGACAGCCTAGTTTCGCCGTTCGAGTCGGATCGTTCGGACAGCCGGTAACTGATCCCTGTGGCTCAGAAGTCGAACCATACATACATCAAGACTATCTTCCATTGAGGCACCAGTAATCGCTTGAATATCTGGACGAGCAAGCGTCTAGCGACAATTCCCGATACGTGGAGGTGCTGCAGGATAGAGTAGGACGGGGCCTGTCGACTGGAAGACTCGGTGTAGACTTCTAACAACCAACAGTCGACGCAGTGGCACGGCAGAGCTGTCTGGTCAGGGAGCCCCAGCAGAATGGCTGCCACAGGAAAAGATGAGATATAACAGACATCAGAGCAGGGTTGAATTCCGATCGGTTGTGGTGGGTCCGAAGATGTGGAACAACGAAAGCGGTGAGCTATGGCGCATGTGAACTGGAAAGATATGTGGCGTGTATGGCCCTCTGTTCGAGCGGGAGTTTTCGCGCACCCTTTCCGGGAAAAGACGCACAATGACAACGGCCATGCCCTATTTTTTTTGCTTTCTACCAAAGACATCTCAGCTATCGCCATTTGTTGTTTGAATTGTTGGGGCTCAATTCTTTCAAAAGACCACGTGCTCGCGCAAGTGATACCACTGCCCGCACGACAGGTAAAGCACGTCGAGCGTTCTCGAGCATGCTTACGCTTGCCACATTCAGCATGCGTGTTTCTCAAACGACTTGTGGGCTGACCCGCTGAACAATTGCGAGCCCAAGGTGCCGAAACGAGATTTGAGAGTCGCCTTctcagccgctgcagagtcCACGAGTTGCTTGGGGGGCGCTGTTACGTCGCTTCACCTCTTTTCGAGGGTAGCTTGCAGTTCCGAGCATGAACCAGCTGAACAGTGGCTACGTGTGTGCTCGGCAAGACGGACAGGCAAGCTTTGTTTTTTCCTGTGTTCGGACTTAGGACATGTTCATtatcgcggcgccgccaatAGCTGCTTAGGTTTGACCCGATGGCAGAACACAGGCACCAAAGAGATTCTTTTTGGAGCTGTAACACCCCTGGGTTTCGCAGGCGAATGCAGCGTCGGGTCCGCACGGACCGCACGAGACACCGTTGAGCTTGCATGGTAAAGTACATGCGTACAAACGAAGCTACAGAAAATGATTGTCCACTGTGATTATTCATCATCAGGCAATTCACACACCAGGTAGTTGGAAACTAATCCAGTAAAACTTTTTGTTAACAGCGCCAAGCTGACAAAAGCTGGTCCAAGCCGCTACCGCAGAAAGTACAGCCATGTACTCGGGCACGGGTGCATGCAGtttggcgcatgcagctcgtAGAACGAATCCTCAGATGACACGTCACGGGAGAATTAGACGCGCTGAACCACAATCTCTTGGTTACCGGGCGGGTTTTCGCTTTTCCGTTGACTGCTACAAGCGGATAACCGAAATGCGTCTTCTGCTGGATGTTCTGTTGCGGTGACTTGCCGCTGCAAGCTTGTGCGGATGGGTGTCTGTCATGCGCAGGTAGACAACCTGTCATTCGACGTAATATCGTGCTCTGGGTTCCACCATCACACTTGACCCGTGTGAATGTAAGCATTCTGTTTCCTGCGGTTTTTTGAGGTGGTCCGCCTTTCGTCCTCAACCACATGCAGTTTGCCCGCCGCACGGATTACGCCGCGAACAACAACGAGCAAACCCGAGGCAAACCACGCGGCTGTTTAGcgtttcgtctctctcgctctcttgcGCCGCTAGGAGAGGAGCTTCCGCGACTCGCGTGTAAAGTATGAGCAAGATGCATGGCTTTACCCCCGATTACCCCAGACGAAAATCCCTCTGAGCAGGGCAGCATTCGGACGAGGGAGCCTTGCGTCAAGTGTTGCGTTTCGTCGCTCGGCTACCTTACCCAGCACCACAGTCAGCCGTTTCGGGCATTTTGCCTATCGCCTTCACTCGAAACGAACCCTAGATTGGCCCGAATATCGCTCTGCCTGTTTTGCTGCGGAGGCCTTACCGTTGCAGGCCTGTTTTTGTTTCGCTCTTTTCGCCTTGTCGCTTCGCTCGTTCAGTCCATTTCGCCCGCGTGAGTGCGTCTGCGGGATTCACCTGGTTGTTTTTGTTCTCGTCCCGCAGTCTACCTATTTTCTACAGATCTCACGACTCTAGGGCCTGCGCTCGCCTTGAAAGCAAGTTCTTTTTTTTAAAGGCAAGATGACGGACCACACGGAGGAGCAAGAGCTCGAGCTCGAAGCCCTAGAGGCGCTCTTCACTCGCGAAGGCGAGTTTGAAAagctctcttcgtcctctttcCGGCTTTCTCTCGTTCCATGCCAGGATAACGAAGGCACAAACCACGTCGCAGTCACGCTCAGCGTTCAATATTCGGCGACGTACCCTGATGCGCCTCCGGAGTGGGAAATCCAAGAAAGTAAGGCGACCGTGGGTTGCGCACCCGCCCTGGTGCGTACATGCATGCTTCAGAAGCAATGCGGAGCAAAAAAGCTTCCGGGCTTCAACCCTTTGTTGCCTCAGCGTCCCTGCGGATCCTGATGCCTCTGCATGTGCGAGTCTGGGCGAAGAACGAAGTTCGTGTTCATTCGGAGCTCCTTCCCAAGAAAAAAGTGTGGGTCTGCGAcccggagagagacgcggagagcgctgGTCTCACACCCGGGGTTCATGCGCTTCCAGCTGAAAAGTGCTAACCTGGAGAGTTTTGCAGACAGACCCTGGAAGGGCACGGGTTGAGGGGTGGATTCGCGGCATTTTCTCAGTTcattcctctctcgccttcctgcggcCAAGTCCCTCGACTCAGGCGCATTCTACCGCAGGCATGCATCTTGCGTCGAGAAGAGTCTTTAACCATGGACGCCCGCGTGCGTCTGTCGCATCACTGTGCTGACGCGGGTCCCCGTCTGCGTCGATAGGCGAGTCTGTCTACATCCGTGGCCTTAGTCGCCGTCGGCAAAGCTCCGTTCACATTGTCTTCCCTtttcgctgcgtgcgcgcatGCCAGGCAAAGGCCTCGATTCTGAGGTTTTGCAGGAATTCAAGAAGGAGGTCACTGAAGCGATGGAAAGAGAAGTTGGAGCGCCTATGATGTACACCATTGCGGAATTCATCCAAGTGAGGGCTCGCCAGCGGCTGTGGAGAGTGGCGCAtccagcgcggcgcgtcaTGTGTATACACACAGCCACTAGATATACTCTCCATCAGCTGAGTCTGCatctgcgctgctgcactCTTGCATGTCTGGACGCCATCTTTCCTTTTCGAGTCCAAGTCTTTTTCAGGGTCATtctctgtgtgcatgcatcggCGTCCCGTGACGTGGCTCGCCTCGTTTTCTGTAGATATTAGGCGACAGGTTTTTGCGCAGAGAGACCGGTGTCGCAGGCCGGCGTtcagaaggagaagaggcgtTCACCGTGGGTAGAGGGGGGGGTTTGAGGCGTGCGCCGATAACTTGTTTTTCCAGGACTGGCTTCGCGCCCGAAACAAGCCGCAGCAGTCCATGTACGACCAGATGATGAACCGTGAGAACGCGGGGAAGAGCGAGagcagcgaggacgaggacgaagacgaagacaggGAAGACGAACCGCAGTACACAGGGCTcggcgagaagcagctgtgcgccgctgccgtaGGTCCCTCTCTCCGGTCTCTGGCGCATGCCACAGCGCAACGCGTAGAAGCAAAGCCTGGCCTCATACAGACCAGCAGCGATCTTCAAGAGgcacgctgccgcgcccgctAACTTTATCGGTTGACCTGCTCAGTGTGTGCGTTCTCGGTGGCATGCTCTATGCAGACGTATGCGCGTTGTCGCGTCTTCACGCGCGCTTGCATGGCTCTGCTCAGCGTGCGAGAGACGCCTGCATGCACTCTTGCGACAGCAGACGCTGTTCTGTGACCTGCGATGTGTagagatatatacatatatgcaaatatatatatatatatatatatatgtctgcGCTTGGCGGTATACGCACTTTATGCGCACCTCCTTGTGAAGGCTCGAAGTGAGATCCGGAGAGTCGCAGACCTCGCACTCTTCCTGTCGATCTGCCTCTTCGAGGCGTCGTTGAGGGCTCGGGGTGCTGTCCGGCGTGCGcacgcctccaggcgcgacATTCGGTCCGGTGCGAGTGTCTCTGGCGGTTTTAGGAGCGATGCACGAAGGAGGAGTTTGAACGCTGGGCTGAGCGCTTCCGCCAGGAAATGATTGACGCAGGAATTTGGAAAGGATCGGCAATCTCTGGAAGCCGCAAAGGCGTACTGACGGGCAAGCAGCTGTtcgagagagacgcgtcgctcgccaCAGCAGATAccagcagcgccgaagcggaggcagatgaagacgaggagagcgccaaagcgaagaacggcgacggcggcgcaggtgaGACGCACTTCCCACACGCGTGCCTCTCAATAAGAACGCACGCCACGCTCTGCTTCACGatgcataaatatatatatatatatatactatGTGCCTACGGATGGGAGCACGCGGTTTCATGCGTACTGAGACGCCGCCTTATAGTGCTCGAAGAGAGCCAGGCGGCGACAATAGGGACCCCTAAAGGTGGCTTGGCGCAAATAGGCCGCGAGCCAAAAAAGACAATTGCTGGCGGGTATCTGCCTCCACGTTCGCCCCTATATGTGTACGCCACGCGCCCTCGGtttcgaggaggcgcaccgCATCGCAGAGTTGGAAGCCACAGCAGCAACTCGGCATCGTCTGGCACCCCGCAGTGAAGCAGTATGAAGACAGACACGTCGGCTAGCACTGGCAGTTCTCTTTGTCTTTCTGTAGCTGACGTGGCGAACCGCTGGAGCTTTTCGCCTTCCCCCCGCGCGCTTGAGCGGCGCTCGTTGCTGTCCGCGTAcgcacagagacagcgaaTACCAAGATAGCGGGAAACTTGCCGCGTgccgcagcgaagcgaaAACAGAATAGGAGAACGGCCGGTCGCTCCAGTTTGGTgcctcctgcgtctcttcggTTAGCTCAGGGGTCAAGCCGCGTGGTGTCTCTGTTGCGATGTCTGTGTCCTGTGAGCAGAAAAGCGAATGTTTTGGACGGATGAGAGCTTGTTCGACGGTGCAGACGAAGACCTTCCTTCGGACTGAGCCCCTGTCTTGTTTTTCCGTTGCCGGTGAACCCGAGTTGCGCGCGCTACCTTCCCTTAACTGTGTGTTTATGCGCTGATACAGAGGGGGTGAGCGCATATTCATGGTTTTTGTCCAGATGTGCGCAGCGTATGCCTGCTTTCTGATCTAGATTTCTCCGAATTCCGAAGGAATTTCCGCATCTCACGCTGTCTCGTATCTATCCGCTGAACCTATTGTGATACGCATTTCGACCCGGTGGGTTCATGTATGCAGTATTTGTTTCCCGGCTTTTTCTGAACACGTTTCCCACACCTCTGAAGTATCAAGCCTGCTGCTCGTTCGAGTTGCCTCGGAAACCCCCCGCCCCATCCGCATGCAGGACGATAGGAGACTCGCAGAGCGAGAACGATTTTCCGTAACCGGTGTTTTTTTCCTGCATTTGCCCCTCTCTTGTAGCGACTCCGTGATGGCAAACATGTAGGTAAAAGTTTGCCTCGATTACCAGTTTCTGCGTGCCTCCCACGCATTCGCGGtgcaaggggggggggggggaggggaaaCGCGCCTGTGGGCTCTAGGATTTTAGGATTTCATCGGCGTGCTGCCGTCAGAAAAGGTAGATATGTTTCACATTGCTACGGTTGgaatttatatatatttgtcaTGGATACTAGAAGACGACTTTCTCGGACACGCCCCCACGGCGTGCACATTTGCGTGCTGAATCACTTCTTACGTTCACCTAATGAACTGACAAGGGGCAACGGTAAAGGCTCGCGACCCCGAGAGGCACGTGTGCGCTTTCGCTGGTAAACTACGTCACGGTAATCACGTTTGCTTGGAAGGTGCAGCCTGGGCACCCGGCTACCACGCAGATATCTGCAGCGGCAACACGACAGTATCGGATGGCTCCGAGGTATCTTTCAGTTCTGCAATGACCAGACTACGCTCACACGGGTCGTATACTGCTACTTTTATAGACGCCGGAGAGAGCTACAAAGTAGCAATGAGCACCAGGCACCGCCTTCAACAACCGAGGgagcttcctcgcgctttTCGGGCTCCAGGAGGTGAACATCTTGATGATTCAGATAGTAGCTCTTCACCGCACGAGTGTATAAATATCGTTTGCGAGAAGACCCGTGGAACACAAACTCCTTCGCTCACGGGCGTCAAAGGGTTTCAGAAGAATTGCTGCTCACACGGACAAACTATTCCTGCGAACATGGGCGAAGACGAATGACATCGCTGGGTTCACAAGCTGCCCAGAAAATAAAAGGCGGCAACCCCGAAAGGGTGAACGCCGACAACTC is part of the Besnoitia besnoiti strain Bb-Ger1 chromosome XII, whole genome shotgun sequence genome and encodes:
- a CDS encoding RWD domain-containing protein (encoded by transcript BESB_023060), translating into MTDHTEEQELELEALEALFTREGEFEKLSSSSFRLSLVPCQDNEGTNHVAVTLSVQYSATYPDAPPEWEIQESKGLDSEVLQEFKKEVTEAMEREVGAPMMYTIAEFIQDWLRARNKPQQSMYDQMMNRENAGKSESSEDEDEDEDREDEPQYTGLGEKQLCAAAERCTKEEFERWAERFRQEMIDAGIWKGSAISGSRKGVLTGKQLFERDASLATADTSSAEAEADEDEESAKAKNGDGGAEKRMFWTDESLFDGADEDLPSD